A region from the Branchiostoma lanceolatum isolate klBraLanc5 chromosome 2, klBraLanc5.hap2, whole genome shotgun sequence genome encodes:
- the LOC136428875 gene encoding ATP synthase subunit g, mitochondrial-like, with translation MAALAQRMVTALTTKGPVLAKNAVEFSKPRLQTFWYYAKVEMVPPTPAEIPKITEGFSNLIKAARTGAWMQTTVREGVRNTVVVAEIGFWFFIGEIIGRRSLIGYNV, from the exons ATGGCGGCGCTCGCTCAGCGGATGGTGACCGCTCTTACCACCAAGGGACCCGTTCTAGCCAAAA ATGCTGTGGAGTTCTCGAAGCCTCGGCTGCAGACGTTCTGGTACTACGCCAAGGTGGAGATGGTTCCGCCCACTCCCGCCGAGATCCCCAAAATCACCGAGGGGTTCTCCAACCTGATCAAGGCCGCCCGCACAGGAGCCTGGATGCAGACTACTGTCAGG GAGGGTGTAAGAAACACGGTGGTGGTAGCAGAGATCGGTTTCTGGTTCTTCATCGGGGAGATCATCGGCAGACGCAGCCTCATCGGCTACAACGTCTAA
- the LOC136428876 gene encoding cytochrome c oxidase subunit 6C-like produces MADVPAGRLPKPQMRGLLISHLKRHGAIALVFSMGVTLAYKLAVADPRKRHYEEFYKNYDVKREFEAMKEAGIFNCARPSWEQAAEED; encoded by the exons ATGGCAGATGTCCCGGCAGGCAGACTCCCCAAGCCCCAGATGAGGGGGCTCCTGATCAGTCACCTCAAGCGGCACGGCGCCATCGCTCTCGTGTTCTCCATGGGCGTCACACTGGCGTACAAGCTCGCTGTCGCAGATCCACG CAAGCGACATTATGAGGAGTTCTATAAGAACTATGATGTGAAGAGAGAGTTTGAGGCTATGAAGGAGGCTGGTATTTTCAACTGTGCCAGGCCCAGCTGGGAGCAGGCAGCAGAAGAAGACTAA